The Thermosynechococcus sp. genome has a segment encoding these proteins:
- a CDS encoding DEAD/DEAH box helicase, with protein sequence MAILHGTWLLGPAPQFFIWAEEWRSLTQAITPWEPSALPVYPYATPSKIPIGEPACPSSTYVALPAQIQGHQLLPPPLAAVKGEPLFLWRVPGWAIPATAVLAQLHQLSLHDPNSGSIGEDLRYWLHVSRWLLDLIVRGQYLPTAEGWRVLLTHRGDRDRFRQFSRQMPDLCRCYQADGTALQFPPHASDLLADFLQQTLQGYLRTVLADLELPKVGLAKEHSPWLGLLKTGQATELPPSLIERLHRWQEPYREQLDLRPQWRLALQLVPPDTADGDWRLVFGLQTEGETDTMLTAAAIWQCTQEALLYQGQVLWQPQETLLRGLGLASRIYRPLDRSLQQRSPEGLTLQTTEVYAFLQSAIAPLEQQGVAIILPPSLRRNSAQHCLGLKIIATLPPTAPSGLSIDSLMQFQWQLQLGQHPLSEADFDQLRRQGTPLVYLNGEWVLLRPQQVKAAQEFLQSPPKTQLSLADILRIATGDTVTVAKLPILGLDPNDALQTLLDGLTGKQSLDPVPTPQEFCGELRSYQARGVAWLSFLERWRLGACLADDMGLGKTIQLLAFLLHLKETGRAYRPTLLICPTSVLGNWLRECQKFAPTLRAYVHHGSDRPRGKAFLTMVESHDLILTSYALLQRDRTTLQQILWQHLVLDEAQNIKNANTQQSQAARELSAQFRIALTGTPLENRLLELWSIMDFLHPGYLGNRTYFQHRYVRPIERYGDTSSLNALRTYVQPFILRRLKTDRSIIQDLPEKQEMLVYCGLTLEQLQLYSAVVEDSLAAIENSEGIQRRGNILATLTKLKQICNHPAQYLHQEDYAPARSGKLQRLIEMLQELQEVGDRALVFTQFAEFGTHLKTYLEKVLQQEVFFLSGRTPKAQRELMVERFQHDPEAPMVFILSLKAGGVGLNLTRANHVFHYDRWWNPAVENQASDRVFRIGQGRNVQIHKFVCTGTLEEKIHEQIEQKKALAEMIVGSGEQWLTELNLDQLRHLLTLDKERLITL encoded by the coding sequence ATGGCTATTTTACATGGCACGTGGCTCCTAGGGCCAGCGCCACAGTTTTTCATTTGGGCGGAAGAATGGCGATCGCTCACCCAGGCAATCACGCCTTGGGAGCCGTCCGCTCTGCCAGTTTATCCCTACGCCACCCCGAGCAAAATACCTATTGGGGAGCCAGCCTGCCCAAGTTCCACTTACGTTGCCTTGCCAGCACAGATTCAGGGACATCAACTGCTGCCGCCACCCCTTGCGGCAGTCAAGGGGGAACCCCTGTTTTTATGGCGGGTGCCCGGTTGGGCAATCCCCGCCACGGCTGTTTTGGCACAACTGCATCAACTCAGCCTTCACGACCCAAATAGTGGGTCTATCGGCGAGGATCTGCGCTATTGGTTGCACGTTAGTCGCTGGTTGCTAGATTTAATTGTGCGCGGCCAATACCTGCCAACGGCTGAGGGGTGGCGAGTTCTGCTAACCCATCGGGGCGATCGCGATCGCTTCCGCCAATTTAGCCGGCAGATGCCCGATTTGTGTCGCTGTTATCAAGCCGATGGCACGGCGTTGCAGTTTCCGCCCCATGCTTCAGACCTGCTGGCGGATTTTCTCCAGCAGACATTACAGGGTTATCTGCGCACTGTCCTTGCTGACCTCGAATTGCCCAAAGTGGGCCTAGCCAAAGAGCATAGCCCCTGGCTGGGGCTCCTGAAAACAGGTCAAGCCACAGAACTGCCGCCTTCCCTGATTGAACGACTGCACCGCTGGCAAGAACCCTACCGTGAGCAGTTGGATCTGCGTCCCCAGTGGCGACTGGCTCTGCAACTGGTACCTCCAGATACTGCCGATGGTGACTGGCGCCTGGTCTTTGGGCTGCAAACTGAAGGGGAAACGGACACCATGCTAACGGCAGCCGCGATTTGGCAATGCACCCAAGAGGCCCTCCTCTATCAAGGGCAGGTGCTCTGGCAGCCCCAAGAAACCCTGCTGCGGGGATTGGGCTTGGCCTCCCGCATTTATCGTCCCCTCGATCGCAGTCTTCAACAACGCTCCCCTGAGGGTCTGACGCTGCAGACCACCGAAGTTTATGCCTTCTTGCAAAGTGCAATTGCGCCCCTGGAGCAGCAGGGGGTTGCGATCATTTTGCCACCGAGTTTGCGCCGCAATAGCGCCCAACATTGCTTGGGTCTAAAAATAATTGCCACATTGCCGCCGACGGCCCCTAGCGGCTTGAGTATTGACAGCTTGATGCAGTTTCAGTGGCAGTTGCAGTTGGGGCAGCATCCCCTCTCGGAAGCAGATTTTGATCAACTGCGCCGCCAAGGGACGCCCCTGGTTTATCTCAATGGTGAGTGGGTGCTGTTGCGCCCCCAACAGGTCAAGGCGGCTCAAGAGTTTCTCCAGTCTCCCCCCAAGACCCAACTCTCCCTTGCCGATATCCTGCGCATTGCTACGGGGGATACGGTGACGGTGGCTAAGTTGCCGATTCTTGGCTTAGACCCCAATGATGCGCTGCAGACACTCTTGGATGGCCTCACGGGCAAACAAAGCCTTGATCCAGTGCCGACACCCCAGGAGTTTTGTGGTGAACTGCGCTCCTACCAGGCACGGGGGGTGGCGTGGCTGAGTTTTTTGGAACGCTGGCGGCTGGGGGCTTGCTTGGCGGATGATATGGGTTTGGGGAAAACGATTCAACTGTTGGCCTTTTTGCTCCACCTCAAGGAAACGGGACGTGCCTACCGACCGACACTGTTGATCTGTCCTACCTCGGTGCTGGGGAACTGGCTGCGGGAGTGCCAAAAGTTTGCTCCCACCTTGCGGGCCTATGTCCACCACGGGAGCGATCGCCCCAGGGGCAAGGCCTTCCTCACAATGGTGGAAAGCCATGACTTGATTCTTACCAGTTATGCCCTCCTGCAGCGCGATCGCACCACCTTACAACAGATTCTGTGGCAGCATTTGGTACTGGATGAAGCCCAAAACATCAAGAATGCCAACACCCAACAGTCCCAAGCGGCGCGGGAACTTTCCGCCCAGTTTCGCATTGCCCTGACGGGAACCCCCCTAGAAAACCGCCTGCTCGAACTTTGGTCAATTATGGACTTCCTCCATCCGGGGTACTTGGGCAATCGCACCTACTTTCAACACCGCTATGTCCGTCCCATTGAACGCTATGGCGACACCAGCTCCCTCAACGCCCTGCGCACCTATGTCCAACCCTTCATTCTGCGGCGCCTGAAAACCGACCGCAGTATTATTCAAGACCTGCCCGAAAAACAGGAGATGCTGGTGTATTGTGGCCTCACCCTGGAGCAGCTGCAGCTTTACAGTGCTGTGGTGGAAGACTCCCTTGCTGCCATCGAAAATAGCGAAGGCATCCAGCGGCGGGGCAATATCTTGGCCACCCTGACCAAGCTGAAGCAAATCTGTAACCATCCCGCCCAGTATCTCCACCAAGAAGACTATGCCCCCGCTCGCTCAGGTAAATTGCAACGCCTAATAGAAATGTTGCAAGAGCTTCAGGAAGTGGGCGATCGCGCCTTGGTGTTTACCCAATTTGCTGAGTTTGGCACCCACCTGAAAACCTACCTGGAAAAGGTGCTGCAGCAGGAGGTGTTTTTCCTCTCAGGACGCACCCCCAAAGCCCAGCGGGAACTCATGGTGGAACGCTTTCAGCACGATCCCGAAGCCCCCATGGTCTTTATTCTTTCCCTCAAGGCAGGGGGCGTGGGTCTCAATCTGACTCGCGCTAACCATGTCTTTCACTACGATCGCTGGTGGAACCCAGCGGTAGAAAATCAGGCCAGCGATCGCGTCTTCCGCATTGGTCAAGGCCGCAATGTCCAAATCCATAAATTTGTCTGCACGGGTACCCTTGAAGAAAAGATCCACGAGCAAATCGAACAGAAAAAAGCCCTTGCAGAAATGATTGTGGGGAGCGGCGAACAGTGGCTGACTGAACTCAACCTCGACCAGCTGCGGCACCTGCTCACCTTGGACAAAGAGCGGCTGATCACCCTCTAG
- a CDS encoding bifunctional diguanylate cyclase/phosphodiesterase — protein sequence MAEMHKQVLERLHLEHDLRHALKGGELQLFYQPIFHLKSQQLVGMEALVRWQHPERGLVSPAHFIPIAEETGLIVALDQWILERACRQLWTWQRQSDIAADLRLSVNVSAKTLQDATFFKYLDTLQQRYPLPRGQLLLELTERIGIELGSEILSLLELLRDRDIEISIDDFGTGYSCLSYLHSLPIQHLKVDRSFISQLEENERNVQITRMILLLSQQLGYRSIAEGIETPRQLQILQELGCDYGQGYLFAPPLPPEEFEWLLKAYSH from the coding sequence ATGGCCGAGATGCACAAACAGGTTCTAGAGCGGCTCCACCTTGAACATGATCTGCGCCACGCCCTGAAGGGTGGGGAATTGCAACTCTTTTACCAACCGATTTTCCATTTGAAGAGCCAGCAATTGGTCGGCATGGAGGCCTTGGTGCGCTGGCAACACCCTGAGCGGGGTCTAGTCTCACCGGCACACTTTATTCCCATTGCCGAGGAGACAGGGTTGATCGTGGCGTTGGATCAGTGGATTCTCGAGCGGGCCTGTCGGCAGCTCTGGACTTGGCAACGGCAGTCTGATATCGCAGCCGACTTGAGACTTAGTGTCAATGTCTCTGCCAAGACACTCCAGGATGCCACTTTCTTCAAGTATCTGGATACCCTTCAGCAGAGATACCCCCTGCCCAGAGGGCAGCTGCTGCTGGAACTCACCGAAAGGATTGGGATTGAACTGGGGAGTGAAATCCTGAGTTTGCTGGAATTGCTCAGGGATCGCGATATTGAAATTAGCATTGATGACTTTGGTACAGGGTATTCCTGCCTCAGCTATCTCCACAGCCTCCCGATTCAACACCTCAAGGTAGATCGTTCCTTTATCAGCCAACTGGAGGAAAACGAACGTAACGTGCAAATTACCCGCATGATTTTACTCCTGAGCCAGCAGTTGGGCTACCGGTCTATTGCGGAGGGCATTGAAACACCAAGACAACTGCAAATACTTCAGGAACTGGGATGTGACTACGGTCAAGGCTATCTCTTTGCCCCTCCCCTGCCCCCCGAAGAGTTCGAATGGCTCCTGAAAGCTTATTCTCATTAA